In the Roseimicrobium gellanilyticum genome, one interval contains:
- the nadB gene encoding L-aspartate oxidase encodes MHEYDFIVVGSGAAGLTAALRAAKHGKVAVVTKKSAEDSNSAWAQGGVACVQSEEDSIDQHVQDTLIAGAGLCKEDVVRTIASEGPARMAELIALGVQFDRREVNGTLEFDLTREGGHTRRRVLHHHDATGKEISDKLVAAAKAEPNITLLENHYAIDLITTAKLGFVSEDRVIGVYVLNETSGDVVAMRSDRIILATGGCGRVYQYTTNPRVATGDGVAIAWRAGAQVANMEFIQFHPTCLYHPQKRSFLITEAMRGEGAVLVGKDGKEFMHRYDPRGSLAPRDIVARAIDHEIKRTGGPCVYLDITSKPADFIIAHFPNIHKACLDVGIDITKEPIPVVPAAHYQCGGVRTDVNGATSLRGLCAVGEVGCTGLHGANRLASNSLLECFVLGHRAVDFLLHKLPMGREELQEYEIPAWQSGDAQSIDELVVIYHNWDEIRRLMWDYVSIVRTSKRLQRAAARLRNLKREVQEFYWHYRVTAEVLELRNLVECASLIVDCAVRRHESRGLHYTLDYPNVDATKPPQDTVLRRY; translated from the coding sequence ATGCACGAATACGACTTCATTGTCGTGGGCAGCGGGGCTGCCGGGCTCACTGCGGCGTTGAGGGCCGCCAAACACGGCAAGGTCGCCGTGGTCACCAAAAAGAGCGCGGAGGATTCCAATTCCGCCTGGGCTCAGGGTGGCGTGGCCTGTGTGCAGAGCGAGGAGGACTCCATCGACCAGCATGTGCAGGACACGCTCATCGCCGGCGCGGGCCTGTGCAAAGAAGATGTCGTGCGCACCATCGCGAGCGAAGGACCGGCGCGCATGGCGGAGCTCATCGCGCTCGGTGTGCAGTTCGACCGGCGCGAAGTGAATGGCACGCTGGAGTTTGACCTGACCCGTGAGGGTGGCCACACGCGCCGCCGTGTGCTGCATCATCACGATGCCACCGGAAAGGAAATCTCGGACAAGCTCGTGGCTGCCGCGAAAGCGGAGCCGAACATCACGCTGCTGGAGAATCACTATGCCATCGACCTCATCACCACGGCGAAGCTCGGCTTTGTCTCGGAGGACCGCGTCATTGGTGTCTACGTGCTGAATGAAACCAGCGGCGACGTGGTGGCCATGCGCAGCGACCGCATCATCCTGGCCACCGGAGGGTGTGGGAGGGTGTATCAATACACCACCAATCCTCGCGTGGCCACCGGTGACGGCGTGGCCATTGCCTGGCGCGCGGGTGCACAGGTGGCGAACATGGAGTTCATCCAGTTCCACCCCACGTGCCTGTACCATCCACAGAAGCGCTCGTTCCTCATCACCGAGGCCATGCGTGGTGAGGGCGCGGTGCTCGTAGGGAAGGATGGAAAGGAATTCATGCACCGCTATGATCCACGCGGGTCACTCGCGCCTCGCGACATTGTGGCGCGCGCGATTGACCATGAGATCAAGCGCACCGGCGGTCCCTGCGTGTACCTGGACATCACCAGCAAGCCAGCGGACTTCATCATCGCGCATTTTCCGAACATCCACAAAGCGTGCCTGGATGTGGGCATCGACATCACCAAGGAACCCATCCCCGTGGTGCCTGCCGCGCACTACCAGTGCGGTGGTGTGCGCACGGATGTGAATGGCGCCACCAGCCTGCGCGGCCTCTGCGCCGTGGGTGAAGTGGGCTGCACCGGTCTGCATGGGGCGAATCGCCTGGCGAGCAACTCGCTGCTGGAGTGTTTCGTGCTCGGTCATCGCGCCGTGGATTTCCTCCTGCACAAGCTGCCCATGGGGCGTGAGGAGTTGCAGGAGTATGAGATTCCAGCGTGGCAGAGCGGCGATGCCCAGAGCATCGATGAACTCGTGGTCATCTACCATAACTGGGATGAAATCCGCCGCCTCATGTGGGACTACGTCAGCATCGTGCGCACCTCGAAGCGCCTGCAGCGTGCTGCCGCTCGTCTGCGGAATCTGAAACGAGAAGTGCAGGAGTTCTACTGGCACTACCGCGTCACGGCGGAAGTGCTGGAGCTGCGCAACCTCGTGGAGTGCGCTTCCTTGATTGTGGACTGCGCCGTGCGCCGCCATGAAAGCCGCGGGCTGCACTATACTTTGGACTATCCCAATGTGGATGCCACCAAGCCACCACAGGATACGGTGTTGCGGAGGTATTAG
- the tnpA gene encoding IS200/IS605 family transposase — MSSTHLSLHFHIVFSTKDRHPWFAPSVRPRLHDFLGGIIRAEKGHPHAVGGTGDHVHVLMGLDATHSLAKVMQRLKSVSSSWIHRELQLAGFAWQEGYGGFTVSATNLRRVRNYVLNQEEHHRTKTFQQEYVQLLKRGLVTYDEKYLW; from the coding sequence ATGTCCTCGACGCATCTTTCCCTCCATTTTCACATCGTCTTCTCCACCAAGGACCGTCATCCATGGTTCGCCCCCAGCGTTCGTCCCCGCCTACATGACTTCCTTGGAGGGATCATCCGTGCGGAAAAAGGTCACCCGCATGCAGTTGGTGGAACGGGTGATCATGTCCATGTGCTTATGGGGCTGGATGCCACCCACAGCCTTGCCAAAGTCATGCAGCGCCTGAAGAGTGTCTCCTCAAGCTGGATTCACCGCGAACTACAGCTCGCAGGCTTTGCATGGCAAGAAGGGTATGGAGGGTTCACCGTAAGCGCCACCAATCTTCGTCGCGTACGGAACTACGTGCTCAACCAGGAAGAGCACCACCGCACGAAAACGTTCCAACAAGAATATGTACAACTCCTGAAGCGCGGTCTGGTGACCTATGATGAGAAGTATCTCTGGTAA
- the leuC gene encoding 3-isopropylmalate dehydratase large subunit: MGKTLFAKVWESHSVATLSNGQTQLLIDTHLIHEVTSPQAFGMLRDLGLKVAYPSRTFATVDHIVPTDVQTEPFADPLAAEMIKELRRNAEEFGVTYFDLSTGKQGIVHVVGPEQGITQPGTTIACGDSHTATHGAFGAIAFGIGTTQVRDVLATQTMALSPMKVRRINVDGALRPGVYAKDVILHIIRLLGAGGGKGFAYEYGGSVFDGFTMEERMTVCNMSIEGGARCGYVNPDQKTFDYLKGRPYAPKGAEWDAAVQHWTAIASDRDAQYDDVVNIKAEDVPPTVTWGVSPDQAISVTEAVPTVDSAATDEQRVSIQEALEYMKLEGGAPIKGTKIDVAFVGSCTNGRLSDFREVAKFLKGKKVASHVKAIAVPGSQIVAVMAEKEGLNQVFIDAGFEWRGAGCSMCLAMNPDKLVGDQLCASSSNRNFKGRQGSPTGRTILMSPVMVAAAAVTGEVADAREVFELA, translated from the coding sequence ATGGGCAAGACACTCTTCGCTAAAGTCTGGGAATCGCACTCCGTCGCCACCCTTTCCAATGGGCAGACTCAGCTTTTGATTGATACCCATTTGATTCACGAAGTGACCAGCCCCCAGGCGTTCGGCATGCTGCGTGACCTGGGTCTGAAGGTAGCCTATCCGAGCCGCACCTTCGCCACGGTGGACCACATCGTGCCCACGGATGTGCAGACCGAGCCTTTCGCCGACCCGCTCGCCGCGGAGATGATCAAGGAACTGCGCCGCAATGCGGAGGAGTTCGGCGTGACCTATTTCGACTTGAGCACCGGCAAGCAGGGCATCGTGCACGTGGTGGGACCCGAGCAGGGCATCACCCAGCCCGGCACGACCATCGCCTGCGGTGACTCCCACACGGCCACGCACGGTGCTTTTGGCGCGATTGCTTTCGGCATCGGCACCACCCAGGTGCGCGACGTGCTCGCCACCCAGACCATGGCGCTGAGCCCCATGAAGGTCCGCCGCATCAATGTGGACGGCGCCCTGCGCCCCGGCGTGTATGCGAAGGACGTCATCCTGCACATCATCCGCCTGCTGGGCGCTGGTGGTGGCAAGGGCTTCGCCTATGAATACGGCGGCAGTGTCTTCGACGGCTTCACGATGGAAGAGCGCATGACCGTGTGCAACATGAGCATCGAAGGCGGTGCTCGTTGTGGTTATGTGAATCCCGACCAGAAGACTTTTGATTACCTCAAGGGTCGTCCTTATGCGCCGAAGGGTGCGGAATGGGATGCCGCCGTGCAGCACTGGACCGCCATCGCCTCCGACCGCGACGCGCAGTATGACGACGTGGTGAACATCAAGGCCGAGGACGTGCCTCCGACCGTGACTTGGGGCGTGAGCCCTGACCAGGCCATCTCCGTGACGGAAGCCGTGCCGACCGTGGACAGCGCCGCGACGGATGAGCAGCGTGTGAGCATCCAGGAAGCGCTGGAGTACATGAAGCTCGAAGGCGGCGCACCCATCAAGGGCACCAAGATTGATGTGGCCTTCGTCGGCTCCTGCACGAATGGGCGCCTGAGCGACTTCCGCGAAGTGGCGAAGTTCCTGAAGGGCAAGAAGGTGGCCAGCCATGTGAAGGCCATCGCTGTTCCAGGGTCCCAGATTGTCGCCGTGATGGCGGAGAAGGAAGGACTCAATCAGGTCTTCATCGACGCCGGCTTCGAATGGCGCGGCGCAGGCTGCTCCATGTGCCTTGCGATGAATCCGGACAAGCTCGTGGGCGACCAGCTCTGCGCCAGCTCCAGCAATCGCAACTTCAAGGGACGGCAGGGCAGCCCCACCGGCCGCACCATTCTCATGTCTCCTGTCATGGTGGCTGCCGCTGCCGTGACTGGTGAAGTGGCGGATGCGCGTGAGGTGTTTGAGCTGGCGTAA
- a CDS encoding Gfo/Idh/MocA family protein, which translates to MKPTDPSAQPSRRRFVKQSLSAGFGFTFLPAYLTSARAADNPQLPPSRRLNLGCIGVGGRAQSVIPGLSAAGTAKPIAFADVDFATAGNIEKNLKAFPDVKRYEDFRVMLDEMGKDIDAVSVVTPDHTHFTAAISAMALGKHVYVEKPLTHSFEEAEILMRAEKKYKVVTQMGNQGHTSAGAEQFKQMLAAGIVDDIVKIKAWKSPSLWFMDAAQRIKGFPAEETKPDSLKNWDLWCGPCEVKPFSKMYHPFNWRGFHLYGGGMFGDWGAHIIDFAHHHLKLGLPTRITPVALADYNQVSFPLSSNIRFEFPERGAKLPAVELDWKAGDFPIEIAEKYGDPDKDGKIVTPKPLKNGSLLYRKQGDYVVQRGSHDNHSLVYPRTKMLEFRDALALHPPKLNHFDSFVQACMGNGTTESAFSISGELTQVLNLGMISEYLNVELTFDPKTKRFTGNDAANALLAGPAPRKEWADCYKLA; encoded by the coding sequence ATGAAACCTACCGACCCCTCTGCCCAACCGTCCCGCCGCCGCTTCGTCAAACAATCGCTCTCTGCAGGGTTCGGCTTCACGTTTCTGCCTGCCTACCTCACCAGCGCCCGCGCGGCGGACAATCCGCAGCTCCCGCCCAGCCGGAGGCTCAATCTGGGATGCATTGGCGTGGGGGGGCGGGCTCAGAGTGTCATCCCCGGGCTGTCTGCTGCCGGCACGGCAAAGCCGATTGCATTCGCGGACGTGGACTTCGCAACCGCCGGGAATATTGAGAAAAACCTGAAAGCCTTCCCCGACGTGAAGCGGTACGAAGACTTCCGCGTGATGCTCGATGAGATGGGCAAGGACATCGATGCCGTGAGCGTCGTCACGCCGGACCACACGCACTTCACCGCCGCGATTTCGGCGATGGCCCTGGGCAAGCATGTGTATGTGGAGAAGCCGCTCACGCACAGCTTCGAAGAGGCGGAGATCCTCATGCGCGCGGAGAAGAAGTACAAAGTGGTCACCCAGATGGGCAACCAGGGCCACACGTCTGCGGGTGCCGAGCAGTTCAAGCAGATGCTCGCGGCGGGCATCGTGGATGACATTGTGAAAATCAAAGCGTGGAAGTCGCCTTCACTCTGGTTCATGGATGCCGCCCAGCGCATCAAGGGTTTCCCGGCTGAAGAGACGAAGCCGGACTCCCTGAAGAACTGGGACCTGTGGTGCGGACCCTGTGAGGTGAAGCCCTTCAGCAAGATGTATCACCCCTTCAACTGGCGTGGCTTCCACCTCTACGGCGGCGGCATGTTCGGCGACTGGGGCGCGCACATCATCGATTTTGCCCACCATCATCTCAAGCTCGGCCTGCCCACCCGCATCACCCCTGTGGCACTGGCGGACTACAATCAGGTGAGTTTCCCGCTGAGCTCCAACATTCGATTCGAATTCCCGGAGCGCGGCGCCAAGCTCCCCGCTGTGGAGTTGGACTGGAAGGCGGGAGACTTCCCCATCGAAATCGCGGAGAAGTACGGCGACCCGGACAAGGACGGCAAAATTGTCACTCCGAAGCCTCTCAAGAATGGCTCGCTGCTCTATCGGAAGCAGGGCGACTACGTGGTGCAGCGTGGCTCCCATGACAACCACTCCCTGGTGTATCCCCGCACGAAGATGCTGGAGTTCCGTGATGCCCTGGCGCTGCACCCGCCGAAGCTCAACCATTTCGACAGCTTCGTGCAGGCGTGCATGGGGAACGGCACCACCGAGTCTGCTTTCAGCATCTCGGGCGAGCTGACCCAGGTGCTGAACCTCGGCATGATCTCCGAGTATCTCAACGTCGAGCTGACCTTCGACCCGAAGACCAAGCGCTTCACCGGCAACGATGCCGCGAATGCCCTGCTGGCAGGCCCGGCTCCGCGGAAGGAGTGGGCGGACTGCTACAAGTTGGCGTAG
- a CDS encoding NAD(P)-dependent alcohol dehydrogenase gives MSTPYQAKAYSASSKTSPLVASSIPRRQPTDRDVRIEILYCGVCHSDLHYARDEWHDTMPTVYPCVPGHEIVGRVVSVGSAVTKYKAGDTVGVGCLVDSDHTCPNCQDGLEQYCPNMVLTYGSPDSHGTAPVTYGGYSDSIVVDEHFVVRIPENLDLAAAAPLLCAGITTYSPLRHWKVGKGKKVGIVGLGGLGHMGVKFAHAFGAHTVLFTTSPGKTEDAKRLGADEVVISKNPDEMSKHAGSFDFILDCVAAQHDINAYIQLLKRDGNITMVGAPEKPLPVGVFGLIFGRRSFSGSAIGGLAETQEMLDFCGEHNITSDVEVIPIQKINEAYDRMTKSDVKYRFTIDMASLKGE, from the coding sequence ATGAGCACTCCCTACCAAGCCAAAGCCTACTCCGCCTCCAGCAAGACCTCACCGCTGGTCGCCAGCTCCATCCCGCGCCGCCAGCCCACGGACCGCGATGTGCGCATTGAAATCCTGTACTGCGGCGTCTGCCACTCCGACCTGCACTATGCCCGCGATGAATGGCATGACACCATGCCCACCGTCTATCCCTGCGTGCCGGGTCATGAGATTGTCGGACGCGTGGTGTCCGTGGGCTCCGCCGTCACCAAGTACAAGGCAGGCGACACCGTCGGTGTGGGGTGTCTTGTGGACTCCGACCACACGTGTCCGAACTGCCAGGATGGCCTGGAGCAATACTGCCCCAACATGGTCCTCACCTACGGCTCGCCGGACTCCCACGGCACGGCGCCGGTGACCTATGGCGGCTACTCCGACAGCATCGTGGTGGACGAGCACTTCGTGGTACGCATCCCAGAGAACCTGGACCTCGCGGCCGCAGCGCCCCTGCTCTGCGCCGGCATCACCACCTACTCGCCGCTGCGCCATTGGAAGGTGGGCAAGGGCAAGAAGGTCGGCATTGTAGGCCTCGGTGGTCTCGGCCACATGGGCGTGAAATTCGCCCACGCCTTCGGCGCGCACACCGTGCTCTTCACCACCTCTCCGGGCAAGACGGAGGACGCGAAGCGCCTCGGCGCGGATGAGGTCGTCATCTCGAAGAATCCCGATGAGATGAGCAAACACGCAGGCAGCTTCGACTTCATCCTCGATTGCGTTGCGGCACAGCACGATATCAATGCCTACATCCAGCTGCTCAAGCGCGATGGCAACATCACCATGGTCGGCGCCCCGGAAAAGCCGCTGCCGGTCGGCGTCTTCGGCCTCATCTTTGGCCGTCGCAGCTTCTCAGGCTCCGCCATCGGCGGCCTCGCGGAGACACAGGAGATGCTCGACTTCTGCGGCGAGCACAACATCACCTCCGATGTCGAGGTCATCCCGATTCAGAAGATCAACGAAGCCTATGACCGCATGACGAAGAGCGATGTGAAGTACCGCTTCACGATCGACATGGCGTCGCTGAAGGGCGAATAA
- a CDS encoding tannase/feruloyl esterase family alpha/beta hydrolase, with protein MKLYPHPLLLTSLLLVCSPVVLTAQTKQKAPPKAQAVTPAEEGAARLRTLPIESGKIVLVAHIGVGELPARTVVNLLLQPAKGSNIKVEAWLPDAEKWNGRFLGLGNGGAAGKINPDSLVGPLSQGFAVATTDMGTAPNSDSGIGNREVWKDFGHRATHLMTVAAKECIKAYYGKAPEFSYFNGGSTGGQQALQEAQRYPEDYDGIVANVPAHCRTPLHAYFLWNDQILRACPFTELQEVKIIAAGNAYMASRELPQTAGKMVSDPRCTAQDIEAVIALARSKDATLTDKHADALRKLFGGPKHAVTGERIFNGIPFGADFKSAHGHLYLFQWVFGKEKNLATIDFGKDIDTYTAELAPYLNAENADLSAFEARGGKLLMITGSADAVVPYHATLDYYERVIEHFGSVEKAQSFARLYFVPGMGHGPGPGINSLPRMLKLVMDWREKGIAPGKIQAQRILYGKTTIEIPLYPYPAKAAVDPASGGKGFVEVVGPRGGVERVAERFRGKAGE; from the coding sequence GTGAAGCTTTATCCCCATCCCCTGCTCCTGACTTCCCTTTTGCTAGTGTGCAGTCCTGTGGTCCTGACGGCCCAGACAAAGCAGAAGGCACCGCCGAAAGCACAGGCGGTGACTCCGGCGGAAGAGGGCGCGGCGAGGCTCAGGACGCTGCCCATCGAGTCTGGAAAAATCGTGCTGGTGGCGCACATCGGGGTGGGCGAACTGCCGGCGCGCACGGTGGTGAATCTGCTGCTGCAACCGGCGAAGGGCTCGAACATCAAGGTGGAGGCGTGGCTGCCGGATGCGGAGAAGTGGAATGGACGCTTCCTCGGCCTGGGCAATGGCGGGGCGGCGGGGAAAATCAATCCGGACAGCCTGGTGGGACCGCTGAGCCAGGGATTCGCCGTGGCCACCACGGACATGGGCACGGCGCCGAACTCGGACTCGGGCATCGGGAATCGCGAAGTGTGGAAGGATTTTGGGCATCGCGCCACGCATCTCATGACGGTGGCGGCGAAGGAATGCATCAAGGCCTACTACGGGAAGGCGCCGGAGTTTTCGTACTTCAATGGCGGCTCCACGGGCGGCCAGCAGGCGCTGCAGGAGGCGCAGCGGTATCCGGAGGATTATGACGGCATCGTGGCGAATGTGCCCGCGCATTGCCGCACGCCACTGCATGCCTACTTCCTGTGGAATGACCAGATACTCCGCGCCTGCCCTTTTACTGAGTTGCAGGAGGTGAAGATCATCGCGGCGGGGAATGCATACATGGCCTCACGCGAGCTGCCGCAGACGGCGGGAAAGATGGTGTCTGACCCGCGCTGCACCGCGCAGGACATCGAGGCCGTCATCGCGCTGGCCCGCTCGAAGGACGCGACGCTCACGGACAAGCATGCCGATGCGCTGCGGAAGCTCTTCGGAGGACCGAAGCATGCCGTCACCGGCGAGCGCATCTTCAATGGCATTCCCTTTGGCGCGGACTTCAAGAGTGCGCACGGGCACCTGTATCTTTTCCAGTGGGTCTTCGGGAAGGAGAAGAACCTGGCGACGATTGATTTCGGAAAAGATATCGATACCTACACGGCGGAGCTTGCGCCGTATCTGAATGCGGAGAATGCGGACCTGAGTGCGTTTGAGGCGCGTGGTGGGAAGCTGCTCATGATCACGGGCTCGGCGGATGCAGTGGTGCCGTACCATGCCACGCTGGATTATTATGAGCGGGTGATTGAGCACTTCGGCTCGGTGGAAAAGGCGCAGTCCTTTGCGCGGCTCTACTTCGTCCCCGGCATGGGTCATGGTCCGGGGCCGGGCATCAACAGCCTGCCGCGCATGTTGAAGCTGGTGATGGACTGGCGCGAGAAGGGCATCGCACCCGGGAAGATTCAGGCGCAGCGCATCCTGTATGGGAAGACGACGATTGAGATTCCGCTGTATCCCTATCCCGCGAAGGCGGCGGTGGATCCCGCTTCGGGTGGGAAGGGCTTTGTGGAAGTGGTGGGGCCGCGTGGTGGGGTGGAGCGCGTGGCGGAGAGGTTTCGGGGGAAGGCGGGGGAGTGA